The following proteins come from a genomic window of Flavobacterium crocinum:
- a CDS encoding nucleotidyltransferase family protein, whose amino-acid sequence MTTKDNILKTLKSNKQKLSKFGIRNVGLFGSYIRDEQSFESDIDLLIDFEPDKENFDNYMAVYDFFENLFKNEKIEVVTKNGLSPYIGSKILNEVQYV is encoded by the coding sequence ATGACAACAAAAGACAACATATTAAAAACTCTGAAATCGAATAAGCAGAAACTTTCTAAATTCGGTATTCGAAATGTTGGTTTGTTTGGTTCTTATATTCGGGATGAACAATCTTTTGAAAGTGATATAGATTTATTGATTGATTTTGAACCTGACAAAGAAAACTTTGATAATTACATGGCGGTTTATGACTTCTTTGAGAACCTATTCAAAAATGAGAAAATCGAAGTTGTTACTAAAAATGGTTTAAGTCCATACATTGGTTCCAAAATTTTAAACGAAGTTCAATATGTCTAA
- the hemN gene encoding oxygen-independent coproporphyrinogen III oxidase produces MKISLTQKYNVPGPRYTSYPTVPYWNEADFTTEKWITSLQKSFSESNSKNGISLYIHLPFCESMCTFCGCNKRITKNHSVEETYIKALLKEWHLYCKILPEKPVIKEIHLGGGTPTFFSKENLELLINGIFSYAIKAENHEFSFEGHPNNTTHEQLKKLYELGFRRVSFGVQDYSATVQKAINRIQPFHNVAKVTFWAKEIGYSSIGHDIIFGLPFQTIEDVIDTVEKTNSLKPDRLAFYSYAHVPWIKGNGQRGFNDENLPKDAEKRQLYEIGKKLLSQNGYHEIGMDHFALEADSLYKAAHNGKLHRNFMGYSASKTQVMIGLGVSSISDSWYSFAQNTKNLEDYYQLLEWDKLPVVKGHILNEEDLIIRKHILNLTCELQTSWTKESLNFIELPEVLIALQEIENDGLIVIEENSIKITEAGRPFVRNICMAFDLHLKRKSPETNLFSMTV; encoded by the coding sequence ATGAAAATCTCTTTGACACAAAAATACAATGTCCCAGGTCCAAGATACACAAGCTATCCTACCGTTCCGTATTGGAATGAAGCTGATTTCACAACTGAAAAATGGATCACTTCCTTACAAAAATCATTCTCTGAAAGCAATTCAAAAAACGGAATTAGTTTATATATTCATCTGCCTTTCTGCGAAAGCATGTGTACTTTCTGCGGATGCAACAAACGAATTACCAAAAACCATTCTGTTGAAGAAACGTATATTAAAGCACTTTTAAAAGAGTGGCATTTATACTGTAAAATACTTCCTGAAAAACCTGTTATTAAAGAAATACATTTAGGAGGCGGAACACCAACTTTTTTTTCGAAAGAAAATCTGGAATTACTAATCAATGGAATTTTCAGCTATGCTATAAAAGCAGAAAATCATGAATTTAGTTTTGAAGGACACCCCAATAACACTACCCATGAACAATTAAAAAAATTATATGAATTAGGCTTTCGCCGAGTAAGTTTCGGTGTTCAGGATTATTCTGCTACAGTTCAGAAAGCAATTAACCGAATTCAGCCTTTTCATAATGTTGCTAAAGTAACTTTTTGGGCCAAAGAAATTGGTTACAGCTCTATAGGTCATGATATTATTTTCGGGCTTCCGTTTCAGACTATTGAAGATGTTATTGATACAGTTGAAAAAACCAACTCTTTAAAACCAGACCGATTGGCTTTTTACAGCTATGCTCATGTTCCCTGGATAAAGGGTAACGGTCAACGCGGTTTTAATGATGAAAACCTGCCAAAAGATGCCGAAAAAAGACAGCTTTATGAAATTGGAAAAAAACTGCTTTCGCAAAACGGTTATCATGAGATTGGAATGGATCATTTTGCCTTAGAAGCTGATAGTTTATACAAAGCAGCCCACAATGGTAAATTACATCGAAATTTCATGGGATACAGCGCTTCTAAAACACAAGTTATGATTGGTTTAGGTGTTTCTTCAATCAGTGACAGCTGGTATAGTTTTGCTCAGAACACTAAAAATCTGGAAGATTATTATCAATTATTGGAATGGGATAAATTACCTGTTGTTAAAGGTCATATTTTAAATGAAGAAGATTTAATCATTAGAAAACACATTCTGAATTTAACCTGCGAACTTCAGACTTCCTGGACAAAAGAATCTTTAAATTTCATAGAACTTCCTGAAGTTTTAATTGCTTTACAAGAAATAGAAAATGATGGTTTAATTGTTATTGAAGAAAATTCAATTAAAATCACAGAAGCAGGAAGGCCTTTTGTGCGTAATATTTGTATGGCATTCGATTTACATCTAAAAAGAAAGTCACCGGAAACGAACTTGTTTTCGATGACTGTTTAA